The proteins below come from a single bacterium genomic window:
- a CDS encoding class I SAM-dependent methyltransferase, translating to MLDSLLRDESKWWDSFYSDRSKQIPFFINAPDECLVSWFDSNQLQPGRVLELGCGAGRNAIYMATQGCNVDAIDISPVSIEWAKEKSAEAGVDVNFICSSIFDFPIEAGSYDLVYDCGCFHHIPPHRRMSFTSLITTALKPSGAFGLTCMGAASPEEMGGADVTDWQVYRDRSMHGGLGYSKPRLMKIFSPYFEAIELRQMHHCSKGDLFGEPFLWIGLFRKR from the coding sequence ATGCTGGATTCCCTTTTGCGTGATGAATCGAAATGGTGGGATTCGTTTTATTCCGACAGGTCCAAGCAGATTCCGTTCTTCATAAACGCTCCTGATGAGTGTCTGGTTAGCTGGTTCGACAGTAATCAGTTACAGCCGGGTCGAGTGCTTGAACTTGGTTGTGGCGCGGGCAGAAATGCAATATATATGGCAACGCAGGGCTGCAATGTAGATGCGATAGATATATCACCCGTATCAATCGAATGGGCTAAGGAGAAATCTGCAGAGGCTGGTGTTGATGTTAATTTCATATGTTCGTCTATTTTTGACTTTCCAATTGAAGCCGGCAGCTATGATTTAGTCTATGATTGTGGGTGCTTCCATCATATACCCCCGCACCGCAGGATGTCTTTTACCTCGCTAATAACTACAGCGCTCAAACCCAGCGGAGCATTTGGCTTGACCTGTATGGGTGCGGCGTCACCTGAGGAGATGGGCGGAGCTGATGTTACCGACTGGCAAGTTTATAGAGATCGCAGCATGCACGGTGGCTTGGGATATTCAAAACCAAGGCTGATGAAAATTTTTAGCCCATATTTTGAGGCGATTGAATTGCGGCAGATGCACCATTGCTCCAAGGGCGATCTGTTTGGCGAACCATTTCTTTGGATCGGTCTGTTTCGCAAACGCTAG
- a CDS encoding DUF4062 domain-containing protein, which produces MRNATVYSVLIASPGDVQEEREAICSAIANWNSANSASYGVYLQPTRWELDATPEMGDRPQAIINDQIVQDADILIGIFWTRLGTPTGVAESGTAEEIDVFQKNGKPIRLYFSDKPCTPSDVDTDQLEALRQYKEKCSANGLIASFNTIQELTEQLQRHLTKTVTALGRSGSNKSIKENPDDVLLITPNRASSAYAKFMAQFYKDIQNTKPDFDSYDHTDEAIMQQIDVGVSISDQMIRAADIATEYDSLDAVRAIYNGFGQLLDLQHPSDEFTGHYKDSWFDGYKFLIYRSFVGFIAVLVKAEKWDWMGKILSMNLFDPSMRYGGYVTNDIISCIIPSLDNDRNKRLGLNHISVTADVLKEQFETATDLPITFSDFVAADYFLFLRSACLAESLEGWYGIWAPICCVYLSAPIFLRKCESRDYLGEFCTAIGIDMSELLSKIGQINELLSHAYPGIWRMRPWYDFSKLGTI; this is translated from the coding sequence TTGAGAAATGCGACTGTATATAGTGTCTTAATTGCTAGTCCAGGGGATGTGCAAGAAGAACGCGAGGCCATATGTTCTGCTATTGCCAACTGGAATTCTGCCAATTCTGCTTCTTATGGTGTATATCTGCAACCAACTAGATGGGAACTAGATGCTACACCAGAAATGGGTGACAGGCCACAAGCAATAATTAACGATCAGATAGTCCAAGATGCTGACATTCTGATTGGAATTTTTTGGACACGGTTAGGTACTCCAACTGGAGTTGCAGAATCCGGCACTGCTGAAGAAATAGATGTGTTTCAGAAAAATGGAAAACCTATACGATTATATTTTTCGGACAAGCCATGTACACCCTCTGATGTCGATACAGACCAATTGGAAGCGCTGAGGCAATATAAAGAGAAGTGTAGTGCGAATGGGCTTATTGCTTCGTTTAACACCATACAGGAACTAACAGAACAACTGCAGCGACACCTAACTAAAACAGTTACTGCACTTGGGCGTTCTGGAAGCAATAAGAGTATCAAGGAGAATCCTGATGATGTATTGCTAATAACTCCAAATAGGGCATCTTCAGCGTACGCCAAGTTTATGGCCCAGTTTTACAAAGATATACAGAATACAAAGCCGGATTTTGATAGCTATGACCATACTGACGAAGCAATTATGCAACAAATTGATGTCGGTGTTTCTATTTCTGACCAGATGATACGAGCAGCAGATATTGCTACAGAATATGATTCGCTTGACGCTGTGAGAGCGATTTACAACGGCTTTGGACAGTTGCTTGACTTACAACATCCTTCAGATGAGTTTACAGGACACTATAAAGACAGTTGGTTTGATGGATACAAGTTTTTAATATACAGGTCATTTGTCGGTTTTATTGCTGTACTTGTTAAAGCTGAGAAATGGGACTGGATGGGAAAAATTCTTTCAATGAATCTGTTCGACCCAAGCATGCGTTATGGTGGATATGTTACAAATGATATAATAAGTTGCATAATTCCATCTCTGGACAATGATAGGAATAAGCGACTAGGATTAAATCATATATCAGTTACTGCAGATGTTCTTAAGGAGCAATTTGAGACTGCAACTGATTTACCAATAACCTTTAGTGATTTTGTTGCAGCGGATTACTTTCTTTTTCTTCGTTCAGCGTGCTTAGCAGAGTCCTTGGAAGGTTGGTATGGTATCTGGGCACCTATATGTTGTGTATACTTAAGTGCTCCAATATTTTTGCGTAAGTGTGAAAGCCGTGATTATCTTGGCGAGTTTTGCACAGCAATTGGCATTGACATGTCAGAGTTGCTGAGTAAAATTGGTCAGATCAACGAGCTTCTTTCTCATGCTTACCCTGGAATCTGGCGGATGCGTCCTTGGTATGATTTTTCCAAGCTAGGTACAATATAG
- a CDS encoding RNA polymerase sigma factor, which produces METMLTDNSRVFESEMGTPENELVAAAKRGDLDAFGVLFEMNKNAVYAFVHKSIGHAQDAEDIVQEVFFRAWKSISSLRSETKFLSWLYRIAVNLCADRARRAKSRSSCSVDAIDNCDLESIAEPTLGLEDGSVLRCELVTCLQSLPVSQRILVVLCDIQGFTQREAADIIGCSPANVCLKLCSAHKKLRKLLSREVE; this is translated from the coding sequence ATGGAAACGATGCTGACGGACAACTCTAGAGTATTCGAGTCTGAGATGGGGACCCCTGAGAACGAGCTTGTGGCTGCGGCTAAAAGGGGTGATCTGGATGCATTCGGTGTTTTGTTCGAGATGAACAAGAATGCAGTCTATGCCTTCGTGCACAAGTCGATAGGGCATGCGCAGGACGCTGAGGATATCGTGCAGGAGGTTTTTTTCAGAGCCTGGAAGTCCATATCATCGCTTCGCAGTGAGACTAAATTTCTTTCGTGGCTTTATAGGATCGCTGTGAATCTCTGCGCTGACCGTGCGCGCCGGGCTAAGTCGCGATCAAGTTGTAGTGTCGATGCCATTGACAATTGCGACCTGGAGTCGATAGCGGAGCCGACACTGGGTCTCGAAGACGGAAGTGTGCTTCGCTGTGAACTCGTAACCTGCCTGCAGTCTCTGCCGGTAAGCCAGAGAATTCTGGTGGTGCTTTGTGATATACAGGGTTTTACTCAGAGGGAAGCAGCCGATATTATTGGCTGCTCACCGGCGAATGTGTGTTTGAAACTGTGCAGCGCGCACAAGAAATTGCGCAAGTTGCTCTCGCGCGAGGTGGAGTAA
- the cysK gene encoding cysteine synthase A, producing MNANIRSACVDNILDLVGNTPMLHLCRIADGNIWAKAEFFNPAGSVKDRVAKYIIEQAEITGKLKRGSTIVEATSGNTGIAVAFVGKLKGYKVIICMPSDMSEERKKIIRALGAELVETPAKESISGAVAKAEDIRREIADSFLMGQFVNPLNPEIHYKTTAVELWEQMEGRVDGYCAGVGSGGTLGGVAKFLKEKNPNVRIAAVEPKNSAALLGHEPGLHQIQGIGDGFVPPVLDVELIDEVITVTDDDAINTTRSLASMEGALVGTSSGANVWAAMQLVKKLGPGSRVATILPDRVERYFSTSLI from the coding sequence TTGAACGCAAATATACGCAGCGCATGCGTCGATAATATTCTCGACCTGGTCGGAAACACGCCCATGCTGCACCTGTGCAGAATTGCCGACGGCAACATATGGGCTAAAGCCGAATTCTTCAACCCCGCAGGCAGCGTTAAGGACAGGGTCGCCAAATATATAATCGAGCAGGCAGAGATAACCGGCAAGCTCAAACGCGGCTCCACAATTGTCGAGGCAACAAGCGGCAACACGGGGATTGCAGTCGCATTTGTAGGTAAGCTCAAAGGATATAAGGTCATCATATGCATGCCCTCGGATATGAGTGAGGAACGCAAGAAGATCATACGAGCACTTGGAGCAGAACTGGTCGAAACCCCAGCCAAAGAGAGTATTTCCGGAGCTGTCGCAAAAGCTGAGGATATCAGGCGTGAAATTGCCGACTCATTTTTGATGGGGCAGTTCGTTAACCCGCTCAATCCCGAGATTCACTACAAAACGACCGCAGTGGAACTATGGGAGCAGATGGAAGGGCGCGTGGACGGATATTGCGCAGGCGTAGGAAGCGGCGGAACACTTGGCGGAGTCGCCAAATTCCTAAAGGAAAAGAACCCCAATGTGCGGATTGCAGCCGTGGAACCCAAAAACTCTGCTGCCCTGCTCGGACATGAACCGGGACTGCACCAAATTCAAGGGATAGGTGATGGGTTCGTGCCGCCTGTGCTGGACGTTGAACTTATCGATGAGGTCATCACCGTAACCGATGACGACGCAATCAACACGACCCGAAGTCTTGCCAGCATGGAAGGCGCTCTGGTGGGCACGTCATCAGGAGCAAATGTCTGGGCAGCGATGCAGCTTGTTAAAAAGCTTGGACCAGGCAGCAGAGTGGCTACGATTCTGCCGGACCGCGTGGAGAGATATTTCAGCACCAGCCTTATCTAG
- a CDS encoding DUF4838 domain-containing protein, whose amino-acid sequence MRMCAVLLVTALICVALPASAAVELIKGGRTDYSIVIAKNASLSEHWAASELKSFMNQMSGIILPYAPDSTDVPEKAILVGNSQALDSLGLDIDFKDLGEEGFTIKTVGSRIVIAGGRERGTMYGVYTFLEMLGCRFLSADVNKVPKRTDIVLENIDTTQKPAYEYRRIGICEADDPIFSARLRCPTKQPDAKYGGGITYFPFVHSFYSLVPRDIYWDSHPEYYSLIDGKRQKHPTQLCLTNPEVLDIAKKTVLEWMRDHPDADIISVSQNDNMSSCQCPKCRAIEQEEGSPAGLMLRFVNAVAEETEKYYPDKLIDTLAYGWTVHPPKITKPRANVRVRLCPIECCETHPYEQCNFKANISFLEDLKGWAKLTDKLYIWHYNTDFSNYQMPFPDFRELMDSAKLYRKNGVKGIFWQGAYNCGHSELGELRAYLLSKISWNPDVDGEAIIKEFCDDFYGSSGKYIYQYITLLEDKVADENIHMQICEKPTCPCFSPDIIAKSDRLFAKAMSVADSHDILYRVKQAYLPIKYVKLMQPILRKETDGKEAEYEKRIDEFLDECESYGITRIKEGLTVDKARESFKKMLYK is encoded by the coding sequence ATGCGGATGTGTGCAGTTTTGTTGGTAACGGCCTTGATTTGTGTCGCACTGCCGGCGTCGGCGGCTGTGGAACTGATAAAGGGTGGACGAACCGATTACTCTATCGTAATCGCAAAAAACGCATCACTATCAGAACACTGGGCTGCCAGTGAACTAAAGTCGTTCATGAACCAGATGTCGGGTATTATCCTGCCCTATGCGCCGGACAGCACCGATGTGCCCGAAAAGGCCATACTCGTAGGTAATTCACAGGCGCTCGATTCCCTTGGACTTGATATCGACTTCAAAGACCTGGGAGAAGAGGGGTTCACTATCAAAACCGTAGGAAGCCGCATTGTAATCGCAGGTGGAAGAGAGCGCGGCACGATGTACGGCGTCTATACGTTTCTCGAAATGCTTGGATGCAGATTCCTCAGCGCGGATGTGAATAAAGTCCCGAAAAGAACGGATATTGTTCTGGAAAATATAGACACCACACAAAAACCTGCATATGAGTATCGACGTATCGGAATTTGCGAGGCAGATGATCCCATATTCTCAGCGCGCCTCAGGTGTCCTACCAAACAGCCTGATGCTAAATACGGCGGCGGCATTACATACTTTCCATTCGTTCACTCATTTTACAGTCTCGTGCCGCGCGATATTTACTGGGACAGTCATCCCGAATACTATTCATTGATCGACGGCAAACGACAAAAGCACCCGACACAGCTATGCCTGACCAATCCCGAAGTACTGGACATCGCGAAAAAGACTGTGCTTGAATGGATGCGAGATCATCCCGATGCCGATATTATTTCGGTCTCACAAAATGACAATATGAGCTCCTGCCAGTGCCCAAAGTGCAGGGCAATCGAGCAGGAAGAGGGCAGCCCGGCAGGACTTATGCTCAGGTTTGTCAATGCTGTTGCAGAGGAAACTGAAAAATACTATCCCGATAAACTCATCGACACTCTGGCATACGGGTGGACAGTGCACCCTCCAAAGATCACCAAACCCCGCGCAAACGTTCGCGTGAGGCTATGTCCGATAGAATGCTGTGAGACGCATCCATATGAACAATGCAATTTTAAGGCAAACATTTCATTCCTAGAAGACCTAAAAGGCTGGGCAAAACTCACTGACAAACTTTACATCTGGCACTACAACACTGACTTCTCGAACTATCAAATGCCCTTTCCGGACTTTCGCGAACTTATGGACAGCGCAAAGCTCTATAGAAAAAATGGAGTCAAAGGAATTTTCTGGCAGGGCGCATACAACTGCGGACACAGCGAACTCGGCGAACTGCGGGCATACCTGCTTTCCAAAATCTCATGGAACCCGGATGTGGACGGCGAAGCCATAATCAAGGAGTTCTGCGATGACTTCTACGGCAGCTCAGGCAAATACATATACCAATACATTACACTTCTCGAGGACAAGGTCGCAGACGAAAACATACACATGCAAATTTGCGAAAAGCCGACCTGCCCATGTTTTTCACCGGATATAATCGCCAAATCGGACAGGCTGTTTGCTAAAGCCATGTCTGTTGCAGATTCGCATGATATCTTATACAGAGTTAAGCAGGCGTATCTACCGATAAAATATGTGAAGCTAATGCAGCCGATCCTTAGAAAAGAAACGGACGGCAAAGAAGCCGAATATGAAAAACGTATCGACGAGTTCCTTGACGAATGCGAAAGCTACGGGATAACCAGGATCAAGGAAGGCTTGACTGTCGATAAAGCAAGAGAGAGCTTCAAAAAAATGCTGTATAAGTAA
- a CDS encoding neutral/alkaline non-lysosomal ceramidase N-terminal domain-containing protein, with protein sequence MSLFRASATQTDLEPWPGVWMTGYGARTKPAEGTHDPIMARALMMDADGEYLVIVSCDLLGIGTNDVNDIRRSIHQQTGIPEKSIMITGTHTHSGPATQYQRGVMGMLNPEWLAKAKEKITEAVCTLPGKLEPATFSYAKTKIEEFGYNRADKSRSIDEDFIAFSVDSWAGTNIATLINFSTHAVTLGPQNLLFSGDFPGAACRKLGNIRGGIGMYLAGAGGDADPIINRDRGWGTGTFEDVEAFGNMLARKADELLNDAQKACAVKIKTCSEIVDMPMAEPVSDKELTELTAKYESAIAEADSAGKTCMESAMLQWANDLKAAIQNNCVPKTTPIEIFAAKINDFYLVGVPVEAYSDIALAVKADMSPAVCAFVGYANGLYCYIPAKWEYEQGGYAATAYRWFEGMMTGFCEDADSRLVSAILKIFSQMDTQE encoded by the coding sequence ATGTCGCTGTTCAGAGCATCGGCAACTCAGACCGATCTTGAGCCATGGCCGGGCGTATGGATGACCGGTTACGGCGCAAGGACAAAACCCGCCGAGGGCACTCATGACCCAATTATGGCTCGCGCACTGATGATGGATGCTGACGGAGAGTATCTCGTAATTGTCTCGTGCGACCTGCTCGGTATCGGCACCAATGATGTTAACGATATACGCAGGAGTATTCATCAGCAGACCGGCATACCTGAAAAATCCATTATGATCACAGGCACTCATACTCACTCCGGTCCGGCCACACAGTATCAGCGCGGAGTGATGGGCATGCTCAACCCCGAATGGCTCGCCAAGGCAAAGGAAAAGATCACAGAGGCTGTCTGCACGCTGCCCGGCAAACTGGAACCGGCCACATTCTCATATGCAAAGACAAAAATAGAAGAATTCGGATATAACAGGGCGGACAAGTCACGCTCGATAGACGAAGATTTCATAGCATTCAGCGTAGACTCATGGGCAGGCACAAATATCGCGACACTCATCAATTTCTCCACTCATGCGGTCACGCTGGGACCCCAAAATTTGCTCTTCTCTGGAGACTTCCCCGGTGCGGCATGTCGAAAACTGGGCAATATCAGAGGCGGGATTGGGATGTACCTGGCAGGAGCCGGAGGTGACGCCGACCCCATAATCAACCGCGACAGGGGCTGGGGAACCGGCACTTTCGAGGACGTGGAAGCATTCGGCAATATGCTTGCCCGTAAAGCAGATGAGCTTTTGAATGATGCTCAAAAGGCATGCGCGGTCAAGATCAAGACATGCAGTGAGATCGTGGATATGCCTATGGCTGAACCTGTCTCAGACAAAGAACTGACCGAACTGACAGCCAAGTATGAATCGGCTATAGCAGAGGCGGACAGTGCAGGAAAAACCTGCATGGAATCGGCTATGCTGCAGTGGGCAAACGATCTCAAAGCCGCAATCCAAAATAACTGCGTCCCCAAAACGACTCCTATCGAGATATTCGCGGCAAAGATAAATGACTTCTATCTAGTCGGAGTGCCCGTGGAGGCTTATTCGGATATCGCACTGGCGGTCAAAGCCGATATGTCACCAGCTGTTTGCGCGTTCGTCGGTTATGCAAATGGGCTATACTGCTATATCCCTGCTAAATGGGAATATGAGCAGGGTGGATATGCTGCTACGGCTTATCGGTGGTTCGAGGGAATGATGACGGGTTTTTGTGAAGATGCGGACAGCCGTCTGGTTTCGGCAATACTGAAGATATTCTCGCAGATGGATACGCAGGAATAG
- a CDS encoding DegT/DnrJ/EryC1/StrS family aminotransferase, protein MSELAIFGGKKTCDFQWPGWPVYGDKERNALLEVLESGKWWYGEKVQEFESKFAEFQNAKYGVTATSGTTALESALNALGIGAGDEVIVPPYTFMATASAVLRVNAIPIFADIEPDTFCIDPEDVKHKVTDRTKAIIPVHLAGHVADMDRLWEIARKHDLYLIEDACHAWGSQWNGKGVGAVGHCGVFSFQASKNINSAEGGIMLTDHEWIADACRSITNCGRSKTGAWYEHHVIGSNLRLTEFQAAILLAQLTRLESQTMKRMQSVKIIEDVLRDVPGIHLTRHDDRMTRRSYHFYPFRLDLKRLGMSRARFIEACEAEGIPLSPGYTMPLYKNPMFLQEKEGPANCPFSCPYYDRKIDYAGVNCPVCEEVCNDTCWITHPMLLADETNIAALANGIKKVCENAGELA, encoded by the coding sequence ATGTCTGAACTCGCGATCTTCGGAGGGAAAAAAACCTGCGACTTCCAGTGGCCGGGCTGGCCTGTGTATGGAGATAAGGAACGTAATGCGCTGCTTGAAGTGCTTGAATCAGGCAAATGGTGGTACGGCGAGAAAGTTCAAGAATTCGAGAGCAAATTTGCCGAGTTTCAAAACGCGAAATACGGTGTGACGGCTACCAGCGGAACCACAGCCCTCGAATCCGCTCTCAATGCATTGGGGATAGGCGCGGGCGATGAAGTAATAGTCCCGCCGTATACGTTTATGGCCACAGCAAGCGCTGTGCTGCGAGTCAATGCGATTCCCATATTCGCCGATATCGAGCCTGACACTTTCTGCATAGACCCCGAAGATGTCAAGCATAAGGTCACCGACAGGACTAAAGCCATAATACCTGTGCATTTGGCCGGACATGTCGCCGATATGGACAGACTATGGGAGATTGCACGCAAACATGATCTATACCTGATTGAGGACGCCTGCCACGCATGGGGGAGCCAGTGGAACGGCAAAGGCGTCGGGGCAGTGGGTCATTGCGGTGTTTTCAGCTTCCAAGCATCAAAAAATATCAACAGCGCCGAAGGCGGGATTATGCTCACAGACCATGAGTGGATCGCTGATGCATGCCGCAGCATCACAAACTGCGGACGATCCAAGACAGGCGCATGGTACGAGCATCATGTGATCGGGTCGAACCTGAGGCTCACCGAATTTCAGGCAGCGATACTCCTTGCGCAGCTTACACGACTCGAATCGCAGACCATGAAGCGTATGCAGAGCGTGAAGATAATCGAGGATGTGCTTAGGGACGTGCCGGGAATACATCTGACCAGGCATGATGATCGAATGACAAGACGCAGCTATCATTTCTATCCGTTCAGGCTCGACCTGAAGCGACTCGGCATGTCACGAGCACGGTTCATCGAGGCTTGTGAGGCGGAGGGAATCCCATTATCGCCGGGCTATACAATGCCGCTGTATAAAAACCCCATGTTTCTCCAGGAAAAAGAGGGACCGGCCAACTGCCCGTTCTCATGTCCTTATTACGACAGAAAGATCGATTATGCCGGCGTAAACTGCCCCGTCTGTGAGGAAGTCTGCAATGACACATGCTGGATAACTCACCCGATGCTGCTGGCTGACGAAACAAATATAGCTGCCCTGGCAAATGGAATCAAAAAAGTCTGTGAGAATGCGGGGGAACTGGCATAA
- the lepA gene encoding translation elongation factor 4, giving the protein MDNSQSNIRNFCIIAHIDHGKSTLADRILEYTGAVDPKNMKDQLLDGMDLERERGITIKMTAVRLNYKAKDGNTYELNLIDTPGHVDFAYEVSRSLAACEGAVLVVDACQGVEAQTLANANLAMNHNLEIIPVINKIDMERAEPDRVADEIESVLAIDATDAILASAKMGIGTQEILEAIVTRVPPPSGDPAKPLRALIFDSHFDQYLGVVAYVRVVDGEIRPNMRIEMMSSGKEFEVASVGIFKLDMVSTDRLGAGEVGYITAGIKNVGDTRVGDTITDASMVADKPLPGYREVQPMVYCGLYPTVSQQYTGLRDALSKLQLNDAALTYQPESSVALGFGFRCGFLGLLHMEIVQERLEREFDLNLIATAPSVIYRVLKTNGDVLDIDNPNDLPEPTEIDAVEEPYVDATIIVPKDYVGVTIELCQERRGLYKSMEYPAPDRVMILFKLPLAEILMDFFDALKSRTRGYASFDYEFSDYEKSQLSKLNVLLNGDPVDALSFITHRDRAYTRAKVLVEKLRDVIPRQQYEIRVQAALGHKIIAAATVRPYRKNVTAKCYGGDITRKRKLLEKQKEGKKRMKSIGSVEVPQEAFMSVLKIGDDK; this is encoded by the coding sequence ATGGACAATTCTCAATCGAACATACGCAATTTTTGCATAATAGCTCACATAGACCATGGAAAGTCGACTCTAGCCGACCGCATACTCGAGTATACGGGCGCAGTAGATCCCAAGAACATGAAGGATCAGCTCCTGGACGGGATGGACTTGGAGCGCGAACGCGGGATCACGATCAAAATGACGGCGGTCCGCCTTAATTACAAGGCCAAGGACGGCAATACATATGAACTCAACCTGATCGACACGCCGGGTCATGTGGACTTCGCCTATGAGGTATCGCGCTCATTGGCGGCATGCGAGGGCGCGGTGCTGGTGGTCGACGCATGCCAGGGTGTGGAGGCGCAGACACTTGCCAACGCCAATCTGGCGATGAACCACAATCTCGAAATCATTCCTGTAATTAACAAGATCGATATGGAGCGCGCCGAGCCGGACAGAGTGGCTGACGAGATCGAGAGCGTGCTCGCGATAGACGCCACCGACGCAATTTTGGCCAGCGCCAAGATGGGGATCGGCACACAGGAGATACTGGAAGCAATTGTGACCAGGGTCCCGCCGCCTTCGGGCGACCCGGCAAAGCCTCTACGCGCACTCATATTCGACTCACACTTCGATCAATATCTGGGTGTTGTGGCGTATGTGCGTGTAGTCGACGGCGAGATAAGGCCGAATATGCGCATTGAAATGATGTCCAGCGGCAAAGAGTTCGAGGTGGCCTCGGTCGGTATCTTCAAACTCGATATGGTCTCCACTGATAGACTCGGCGCGGGTGAAGTCGGCTATATTACCGCTGGCATCAAGAATGTGGGTGACACACGGGTAGGGGACACCATCACCGACGCCTCCATGGTAGCGGACAAACCTCTTCCGGGCTATCGAGAAGTCCAGCCTATGGTTTATTGCGGTCTATATCCCACGGTATCGCAGCAATACACCGGTCTTCGCGATGCGCTGTCCAAACTCCAGCTCAACGATGCCGCTCTCACATACCAGCCTGAGAGTTCGGTTGCTCTTGGATTCGGTTTCAGATGCGGATTCCTTGGCCTGCTGCACATGGAGATCGTGCAGGAGCGTCTGGAGCGCGAGTTCGACCTTAACCTGATCGCAACTGCTCCGAGCGTAATATATCGCGTGCTCAAGACAAACGGCGATGTGCTCGACATAGACAACCCCAACGACCTTCCCGAGCCGACCGAGATCGACGCAGTGGAGGAGCCGTATGTCGATGCGACCATTATCGTGCCCAAGGACTATGTGGGCGTCACTATTGAGCTTTGCCAGGAGAGGCGCGGACTGTATAAGTCCATGGAGTATCCTGCTCCCGACCGTGTAATGATCCTATTCAAGCTGCCGCTTGCTGAGATTCTGATGGACTTCTTCGACGCTTTGAAGAGCCGCACGCGGGGCTATGCGTCATTCGACTATGAGTTCTCGGACTACGAAAAGTCACAACTGAGCAAGCTCAACGTTCTGCTGAATGGCGATCCGGTGGATGCGCTTTCGTTCATAACCCACCGCGACCGCGCCTACACACGCGCGAAAGTGTTGGTCGAGAAGCTGCGAGACGTAATCCCGCGCCAGCAATATGAGATCAGAGTGCAGGCAGCCCTTGGTCACAAGATAATAGCTGCGGCCACTGTCCGCCCATACCGCAAAAATGTCACTGCCAAGTGCTATGGCGGAGACATCACCAGAAAGCGCAAGCTCCTGGAAAAACAAAAAGAAGGCAAGAAGCGCATGAAGTCCATCGGCAGCGTCGAGGTCCCGCAGGAGGCTTTCATGAGCGTGCTCAAAATAGGAGACGACAAATAA
- a CDS encoding formylglycine-generating enzyme family protein: MKLFCTLSIIPAVILSMCIYADANDLSARGDSAYRGEMIWIPAGSFVMGNNGSEGYSYADEVPQHAVNLSGYYIGKYEVTRGEYRKFMDAGGYSNPDYWSSDGWKWKRDRTQPQYWDAVEDWETGSFTQTDSHPVTGISYYEAEAFCKWAGGHLPTEAQWEKAARWTGDHPNVYPWGDEWDAEKCNNTNDHNMAGGGYGKCQSAPVGSYPDGASPHGCLDMAGNVWEWCSDWYGNKYYHQSPTDDPQGPETGSYRVLRGGGWREGGYGMRCAYRRSEVPYNGWFDLGFRVVR; the protein is encoded by the coding sequence ATGAAGCTGTTCTGTACGTTGTCCATTATTCCTGCAGTGATATTGAGCATGTGCATATATGCTGATGCTAACGACCTGTCCGCGCGCGGCGATTCTGCCTATAGAGGCGAAATGATCTGGATTCCCGCAGGCTCTTTTGTGATGGGCAATAACGGCTCTGAGGGCTATTCGTATGCGGACGAGGTTCCCCAGCACGCTGTCAACCTTTCCGGTTACTATATTGGCAAGTATGAGGTGACGCGTGGCGAATATCGCAAGTTTATGGATGCAGGCGGATATTCAAACCCCGATTACTGGTCGAGCGATGGATGGAAATGGAAGCGAGACCGCACTCAGCCGCAATATTGGGATGCAGTGGAGGACTGGGAAACCGGCAGTTTTACTCAGACCGACAGCCATCCCGTGACCGGCATCAGCTATTACGAGGCCGAGGCTTTCTGCAAATGGGCAGGCGGTCATCTGCCGACCGAGGCTCAGTGGGAAAAGGCTGCTCGCTGGACCGGCGATCATCCGAATGTGTATCCCTGGGGTGATGAGTGGGATGCCGAAAAGTGCAACAACACCAATGACCACAACATGGCGGGCGGTGGATATGGAAAGTGTCAGTCAGCTCCTGTGGGCAGTTATCCAGATGGAGCAAGTCCCCATGGCTGTCTTGACATGGCCGGCAACGTGTGGGAGTGGTGCAGTGACTGGTACGGCAACAAATATTACCATCAAAGCCCGACAGATGATCCGCAGGGGCCTGAGACCGGCAGCTATCGAGTGCTTCGCGGCGGCGGCTGGCGAGAGGGCGGCTATGGTATGCGCTGTGCGTATCGCCGCAGTGAAGTCCCATATAACGGCTGGTTTGATCTTGGGTTCCGTGTGGTGCGCTGA